A genomic stretch from Flavobacteriales bacterium includes:
- a CDS encoding T9SS type A sorting domain-containing protein translates to MTMKRVLLTTAGAVFALAALAQPHTEVTIAIDTKLMFNVDCNLLGDGAGGPAQVNKVYMHSGACSENRGNDPQQSAHDYCADQIVPYASDVWQHVVGNWGQAPQDDGVGQMDDLGNGVYSKTFVMEDYYSDPNLVNNEINSTGTTQSAPLDPNNPIYLIGLVFRNEDGSASGRDQQGCQDIFIINVDTENPTVINSTDNSTCNYVTFTKNSVGIVEQDLAYDVFVGPNPARDNISVRVSIVQDLPNSTLEVVNMLGQVVHSETRDLLLGTNYMTFDASTMANGFYTLSIRSPKGVVTQQKLVVSH, encoded by the coding sequence ATGACCATGAAAAGAGTTCTACTTACCACGGCAGGGGCCGTATTTGCCTTGGCGGCCTTGGCGCAGCCACATACCGAAGTGACCATTGCCATCGATACCAAATTGATGTTCAATGTGGACTGTAACCTACTTGGCGATGGTGCCGGAGGCCCTGCGCAGGTGAACAAGGTCTATATGCACAGTGGTGCCTGTTCTGAGAACAGAGGCAACGATCCACAGCAGTCGGCCCATGATTACTGTGCCGATCAGATCGTTCCGTACGCATCGGATGTGTGGCAGCACGTGGTAGGCAACTGGGGACAGGCGCCTCAGGACGATGGCGTAGGGCAGATGGATGACCTTGGAAACGGGGTTTACAGCAAGACCTTTGTGATGGAAGACTACTACAGCGACCCGAACTTGGTGAACAACGAGATCAATTCTACCGGAACGACCCAAAGTGCGCCACTGGATCCGAACAACCCCATCTACCTTATCGGTCTGGTTTTCAGAAATGAGGATGGTTCGGCCTCTGGCCGCGATCAGCAGGGCTGTCAGGATATTTTCATCATCAACGTGGACACCGAGAATCCTACAGTGATCAATTCTACAGACAATTCTACCTGCAACTACGTCACGTTCACCAAAAACTCTGTGGGTATTGTGGAGCAGGATCTTGCGTACGATGTGTTCGTGGGGCCCAACCCTGCAAGAGACAACATCTCGGTGCGTGTTTCCATTGTTCAGGATCTGCCGAACAGCACCTTGGAGGTGGTGAACATGCTTGGTCAGGTGGTTCACAGCGAGACCCGCGACCTTCTTCTCGGAACCAACTACATGACCTTTGATGCCAGTACCATGGCCAATGGCTTTTACACTCTCTCCATCCGTAGCCCTAAAGGTGTGGTAACGCAGCAGAAACTGGTTGTAAGTCACTAA
- a CDS encoding T9SS type A sorting domain-containing protein codes for MTLSNMMNFRLFFLGLFSAPLLVLGQCSVNLGDDVLQCNGNPVTLTPVYSGGVAQDSLRITYDATQGVTGLVGASEVYFHSGIQTVPFGGWEYTVGNWGMNDGVGQMTPLGNNLWQITIHVASYYGYPGGTNVNGLWMVFRNGDGSATGKDDNDGDIFLYTSNGNTCDFGGVTGTDIPGSTGSFLWSTNETTTSITVTQTGTYSVTFTDGLGCQSTDNVQVTFGAGSVQVNLGADTSLCDGETITLDAGSGFASYEWSTSETSQTLQVDQPGDYSVTVTDQAGCTGIDLIHISTGTSPTADFSYNATVGTTVEFTDIGSGATTVYWDFNGDGNIDETTAGGASVQYDFGAESVFGVVMISENGCGTDTSSQNVLVHDVGIEELKGQIGLSVYPNPATDMVRVSVADSRVSVNDMVLLDVQGRVVLRFPSANSNARNLQLAPLKNGVYVLRVSTSKGIINERILKL; via the coding sequence ATGACACTAAGTAATATGATGAATTTTCGGTTGTTCTTTCTCGGTCTGTTCTCCGCTCCATTGTTGGTTCTTGGTCAATGCTCGGTCAATTTGGGCGATGACGTTCTGCAATGCAACGGCAACCCCGTTACACTTACACCCGTGTATTCGGGAGGTGTTGCGCAAGATTCGCTTCGCATTACGTACGATGCCACGCAGGGCGTTACGGGGCTGGTGGGTGCTTCGGAGGTTTATTTCCACTCGGGCATACAAACGGTGCCTTTCGGTGGATGGGAATACACGGTAGGCAATTGGGGAATGAACGATGGGGTAGGACAGATGACCCCGCTCGGAAACAACCTCTGGCAGATCACCATCCACGTGGCCAGTTATTACGGCTATCCGGGCGGGACGAATGTGAACGGACTGTGGATGGTATTCCGAAACGGGGATGGTTCGGCCACGGGCAAGGACGACAACGATGGTGACATTTTCCTTTATACGTCCAACGGCAACACCTGCGATTTCGGAGGTGTAACCGGAACGGATATTCCCGGAAGCACGGGAAGCTTCCTTTGGAGCACCAACGAAACGACCACTTCCATCACGGTCACTCAAACAGGAACATATTCGGTTACATTTACCGATGGCCTCGGTTGTCAGAGTACCGATAACGTGCAAGTAACCTTCGGTGCTGGTAGCGTGCAGGTGAACTTGGGAGCCGATACTTCGCTGTGCGATGGAGAGACCATCACTTTGGATGCCGGTTCCGGTTTTGCAAGCTATGAGTGGTCAACCTCCGAAACATCTCAAACGTTGCAAGTGGACCAGCCCGGAGATTATTCGGTGACCGTGACCGATCAGGCAGGGTGTACGGGTATCGATCTGATACACATTAGCACGGGAACATCGCCTACGGCAGATTTCTCTTACAATGCAACGGTGGGTACAACTGTTGAGTTTACCGATATCGGTTCGGGGGCCACTACGGTCTATTGGGATTTTAACGGAGACGGCAACATTGATGAGACCACGGCCGGAGGTGCTTCGGTGCAGTACGATTTCGGTGCAGAAAGCGTCTTTGGGGTGGTGATGATATCGGAGAACGGTTGCGGAACGGACACCAGTTCGCAGAACGTGCTGGTGCATGACGTTGGAATTGAGGAACTGAAAGGGCAGATAGGCCTTTCGGTTTATCCAAATCCGGCCACGGACATGGTGCGGGTCAGTGTGGCCGATTCGCGAGTGTCGGTGAACGATATGGTGCTATTGGATGTTCAGGGAAGGGTGGTTCTACGTTTCCCATCGGCCAACAGCAATGCCCGGAACCTGCAACTGGCACCATTGAAAAACGGTGTTTACGTTTTGCGCGTCAGCACATCGAAAGGAATCATTAACGAACGCATCTTAAAACTATGA
- a CDS encoding prolyl oligopeptidase family serine peptidase — MNKRLKYLIGTILSLCFLSSAYGQADLKKSARLDYPKLKKDTTSTTLFGRKFTNPYKFTKGNYKEAKDWLLAEKELTRMYLRQCRFKDRIKENIRHYAGVNNARLTKEGDYYFRFGLDPDNYGSLALFSRKKLDEDDKKLLSFASLPKEKNERVDVDDFILSNDSRYLALTCSKNSKEAEDIYVFSIEDDSLTRDHIRGFAYSDMIDQSNGLAWRKDGFYYVRRGNVKNLAPIDLKTYDFQNPDKADQAQYLYYHKLGTDQLDDQAIFVRKSNPQAYLNVFVSSDERFLVIIEWNSITDKTNVFVDDFEDQVDGLKLALKGIDGYIRFIESLDNRLLILTDAENDNLWLGYLDPNRPNELAKALNVDETGSLLKNAYVAGENIITIYTAEDKQIMLVFDLSGNLQYRVMVEDGMSFTRFMGSKGDPELFVFIESKVQGRVCGVFDLNQNKFVAKFGAKNDRFNEDDYLYEYHTFISSDSVEIPVMTIRHKKRFNPDGDNPMLLNVYGGYGLTMEPYFDASVVYLLECGGVYAQAFIRGGGELGPSWHKQGSGLNKQNTVNDLIEAAEYLIENKYTTANKLAITGQSHGGFVVASAMAKRPDLFRVVIPRAGIYDLLDLQFHGSEFGAPIDSTAFFNKIDLSAYHNLGKAMYPSVLFITSLNDQRVSPTQAFKMTARLQEESISDNPVLLYAFGSGHYQAYSWSTWLQLRTSMLSFMFNEMGIKPRF; from the coding sequence GTGAACAAACGATTAAAATACTTGATCGGTACCATACTGAGCTTATGCTTCCTATCATCAGCATACGGCCAGGCAGATTTAAAAAAAAGCGCACGCTTGGATTACCCGAAACTGAAGAAGGATACCACTTCCACTACCCTTTTCGGTCGAAAATTCACAAACCCGTATAAGTTCACAAAGGGTAATTACAAAGAGGCAAAAGACTGGTTGCTGGCTGAGAAAGAGCTCACAAGGATGTATTTGCGACAATGCAGGTTCAAAGATCGAATCAAAGAGAACATCAGGCACTACGCTGGCGTCAACAATGCAAGATTGACGAAGGAAGGAGACTATTACTTCCGTTTTGGCCTTGATCCAGACAATTATGGATCACTCGCTCTCTTCTCTCGCAAGAAACTGGATGAAGATGATAAAAAACTGTTATCGTTCGCTTCATTGCCCAAAGAGAAAAACGAACGGGTAGATGTTGATGATTTTATCCTTTCCAATGATAGTAGGTACCTCGCACTGACATGTTCAAAGAACAGCAAGGAAGCAGAAGACATCTACGTTTTTTCGATTGAAGACGATTCCCTGACCAGAGATCACATCAGAGGATTTGCTTACTCCGACATGATCGATCAGAGCAATGGACTTGCTTGGCGCAAAGATGGCTTTTACTATGTAAGAAGGGGCAACGTGAAAAATCTTGCGCCCATTGACCTTAAAACCTATGACTTCCAAAATCCAGACAAGGCGGATCAGGCCCAGTATTTATACTATCACAAATTGGGAACCGACCAATTGGATGATCAAGCGATTTTTGTACGAAAAAGCAATCCACAAGCATATCTGAATGTGTTCGTATCATCGGACGAAAGGTTCTTGGTCATTATTGAGTGGAATTCTATCACCGACAAAACCAACGTTTTCGTTGATGACTTTGAAGATCAAGTGGATGGATTGAAACTGGCATTGAAAGGAATAGACGGATATATACGGTTCATTGAATCGCTGGACAACCGCCTTTTGATACTGACCGATGCAGAAAATGACAATTTATGGTTAGGCTACCTTGACCCGAATAGACCCAACGAACTGGCAAAGGCGTTGAACGTTGATGAAACAGGAAGCCTTTTGAAGAATGCCTATGTTGCCGGTGAGAACATCATTACTATTTACACAGCAGAAGACAAACAGATCATGTTGGTATTCGATTTGTCGGGCAATCTCCAATACCGTGTGATGGTGGAAGATGGCATGTCATTCACCCGGTTCATGGGAAGTAAGGGCGACCCCGAACTATTTGTTTTCATTGAGTCAAAGGTCCAAGGAAGGGTCTGTGGGGTCTTCGATCTGAACCAGAACAAGTTTGTAGCCAAATTCGGTGCTAAGAATGACCGTTTCAATGAAGACGATTACCTGTACGAATACCATACGTTCATCTCTTCCGATTCTGTAGAGATCCCTGTAATGACCATTCGTCACAAAAAAAGGTTCAACCCTGATGGAGACAACCCGATGTTGCTCAACGTGTATGGAGGATACGGGCTTACCATGGAGCCGTATTTTGATGCATCAGTGGTATACCTGTTGGAATGTGGGGGTGTTTACGCCCAAGCCTTTATCAGAGGGGGCGGTGAACTGGGTCCATCATGGCACAAACAAGGCTCTGGACTGAATAAACAGAACACGGTCAATGACCTGATAGAAGCGGCAGAGTATCTGATAGAGAATAAATATACCACGGCCAATAAATTGGCCATTACAGGCCAATCGCACGGTGGTTTTGTTGTTGCTTCGGCCATGGCCAAACGACCCGACCTGTTCAGAGTGGTCATTCCCCGTGCCGGTATCTATGATCTTTTGGATCTGCAGTTTCACGGAAGCGAATTCGGAGCTCCCATTGATTCCACAGCATTCTTCAATAAAATCGATCTGTCTGCATATCATAATCTGGGCAAGGCCATGTACCCTTCAGTTTTGTTCATTACGTCATTGAACGATCAGCGAGTAAGTCCGACACAGGCTTTCAAAATGACCGCCAGACTTCAGGAAGAGTCGATATCCGACAATCCCGTTCTCCTCTATGCTTTCGGTAGCGGACATTATCAGGCATACTCATGGTCAACTTGGTTGCAGTTGCGTACATCCATGTTATCCTTCATGTTCAATGAAATGGGCATCAAGCCTCGGTTTTGA
- a CDS encoding methyltransferase domain-containing protein: MDFKHKGRLPWLSHFIYSLRHRGLMNTCSMGLKEWQKERELGIDTFGAKGPDELSIDADSRPEGHLYQPSSSVIFKKAMNVLPIHFNEKVFLDIGSGKGRALILAAEFGFRKVIGVEYAAELNDVAYTNIERVRERFPNTEFILNEGDALTFDIPEEVDVIYLFNPFDEEATRKLLMKVKPTFKQSKQMYLVYVNPVHCNVLQQELGEPTAIVKNAKGIPEVKVFSNRKGPHL, from the coding sequence ATGGACTTCAAACACAAGGGACGTTTACCGTGGCTCAGCCACTTCATCTACTCTCTGCGGCATCGGGGGTTGATGAACACCTGCTCCATGGGTTTGAAGGAATGGCAGAAGGAGCGCGAGCTGGGCATCGATACCTTTGGTGCGAAGGGGCCCGATGAACTTTCCATCGATGCCGACAGCAGACCGGAAGGCCATCTGTATCAACCCTCCAGTTCGGTCATCTTCAAAAAGGCCATGAATGTGCTGCCCATCCATTTCAACGAGAAGGTGTTTTTGGATATCGGTTCGGGCAAAGGCCGCGCATTGATCCTTGCGGCAGAGTTCGGTTTCAGAAAGGTGATCGGTGTGGAATATGCTGCCGAGCTCAATGACGTTGCTTACACCAATATTGAACGGGTCAGAGAACGTTTCCCGAACACGGAATTCATCTTGAACGAAGGTGATGCCCTGACATTCGACATCCCAGAGGAAGTGGATGTCATCTACCTCTTCAATCCGTTTGATGAGGAGGCCACCCGCAAACTGCTAATGAAGGTGAAACCTACCTTCAAACAATCCAAGCAGATGTATCTGGTGTACGTGAATCCCGTTCATTGCAATGTTCTTCAACAGGAATTGGGAGAACCAACTGCCATTGTCAAAAACGCAAAGGGAATTCCGGAAGTGAAAGTTTTCAGTAACAGAAAAGGCCCTCATTTATGA
- a CDS encoding methyltransferase domain-containing protein: MPLGEHSKCLVCEGTKLKPLVGFERHHLVKCGSCGFVFCKPIPSKEELDKVYEGYGRNDYLSDLTIQAYEKVLDKMEPFRKTNRLIDVGCGIGYFLEVAKRRGWEVYGTEFTEEAVKICEVKGAKMQLGVLNPDNYEPESFDVIASFEVIEHINNPREELSHFNQILRKGGLVYCTTPNFNAVERHMLKSGWNVLGYPEHLSYYTPSTLKRVFKETGFEAKKMETTGVSITRIKKSQGKSNQATISATSDDEKLRNQVASNPLLRIAKDIINWKLTLFGVGNSLKGWFVKK; encoded by the coding sequence GTGCCGCTGGGAGAACATAGCAAATGCCTTGTCTGCGAAGGAACGAAGCTGAAACCGTTGGTCGGTTTCGAGAGACACCATTTGGTGAAGTGTGGCTCGTGCGGTTTTGTGTTCTGCAAACCGATTCCTTCCAAAGAAGAACTGGACAAGGTTTACGAAGGCTACGGCCGCAACGACTATCTGAGTGATCTGACCATCCAAGCCTATGAGAAGGTTCTCGATAAAATGGAACCTTTCCGAAAGACCAACCGACTGATCGATGTCGGTTGCGGTATCGGTTACTTCTTGGAAGTGGCCAAGCGCAGAGGTTGGGAGGTTTACGGGACGGAATTCACGGAAGAGGCCGTGAAGATCTGCGAGGTTAAAGGTGCCAAGATGCAATTGGGTGTGCTGAACCCAGACAATTACGAACCCGAAAGCTTTGATGTGATTGCCTCGTTCGAGGTCATTGAGCACATCAACAACCCACGCGAGGAACTGAGCCATTTCAACCAGATCCTTCGCAAAGGCGGATTGGTGTATTGCACCACGCCCAATTTCAATGCGGTGGAACGGCACATGCTCAAATCGGGATGGAACGTGCTCGGTTACCCCGAACACCTTTCGTACTACACACCTTCCACCTTGAAGCGTGTTTTCAAGGAAACAGGCTTTGAGGCCAAGAAAATGGAGACCACAGGTGTAAGCATCACGCGCATCAAAAAGAGCCAAGGGAAATCGAACCAGGCAACCATTTCGGCCACTTCAGATGATGAAAAACTGCGAAATCAGGTTGCCAGTAATCCGCTGCTCAGAATCGCGAAGGACATCATCAACTGGAAACTCACCCTATTCGGTGTGGGCAACTCGCTGAAAGGTTGGTTTGTGAAGAAGTGA
- a CDS encoding OmpA family protein: MANPFNRKSLAFLISAVLVFAAFQSKAQYDFTMQGMTMVPQRMYINPAFVPDSKWHIGIPALSSNHFTLGYNAHTYSQLIKKDGNDSLYVDLQNAINKMGKTNYMSMNARIDLLSFSFTVGPNKNNFIYANITQRVAMRMAMPSKLIDFLWKGNGAFLSQTLDLSRMNGDASVFTEYGISYARKLLDKKLRVGITVKYLNGQMNASTDNRGTTLYTDPNNYNITAKVDLTARTSGFFNNLDNVNATNIIFSGNHGFAFNLGAHYMIDDHWEVAASVNDLGMIFWKDNVKNYELNDAQFKYQGLDLAQYLTQPDSADEFQRFADTLKAVFNVQDNTNSYHTNLSSQVYVSGAYKFTEKDRLGLDFYGEIFKTHFEPAVAFNYTRKFGTIFQLSGSYMYNNRSFANLGLGFALTLGPVQWYLAMDNILAPMMPQHTQNAHFHSGLNFVVGYKEGKKSDRDGDGILDKDDNCPDQFGLEAYLGCPDTDFDSIPDHMDNCPTEFGPRMNGGCPWGDKDADGLNDFEDQCPDEAGPAENNGCPWGDRDGDGVTDNVDACPDVAGPAENNGCPWGDRDNDGILDNEDKCPDEAGPAENNGCPWGDKDGDGVLDNVDRCTEVPGPADNDGCPYQDSDGDGVIDLEDDCPRTPGPAENKGCPVIEQEEQEVLNTAFDDLEFETGKDVIKASSYASLDELAELLKKKESYKLKISGHTDNVGSDENNMKLSEKRARSVSNYLTNKGVDSSRLIVEWFGETKPIYPNDTPEGRAKNRRVEMEVVFD; this comes from the coding sequence ATGGCCAACCCATTCAACAGAAAAAGCCTCGCGTTTCTGATTTCAGCCGTACTTGTTTTTGCGGCTTTCCAGTCCAAGGCGCAGTACGATTTTACCATGCAGGGCATGACGATGGTGCCGCAGCGCATGTACATCAACCCCGCGTTTGTGCCTGATAGTAAATGGCACATCGGCATTCCTGCGCTTTCGAGCAATCACTTCACGCTTGGGTACAATGCTCACACCTACTCGCAGCTCATCAAAAAAGATGGGAATGACTCCTTGTATGTCGATCTGCAGAATGCCATCAACAAGATGGGCAAGACGAATTACATGTCGATGAATGCACGGATCGATCTGCTATCGTTCAGCTTTACGGTCGGTCCGAACAAGAACAACTTCATCTACGCCAACATCACGCAGCGCGTGGCGATGCGCATGGCCATGCCAAGCAAACTCATCGATTTTCTTTGGAAAGGAAACGGTGCATTCTTGAGCCAAACACTCGATCTGAGCAGGATGAATGGAGATGCTTCAGTTTTCACCGAATACGGCATCAGCTATGCACGAAAGTTGCTCGATAAAAAGTTGCGAGTGGGCATCACGGTCAAATATCTGAACGGGCAAATGAACGCTTCAACCGATAACCGTGGCACAACGCTTTACACCGACCCGAACAATTACAACATCACCGCCAAGGTGGATCTTACTGCCAGAACTTCAGGGTTCTTCAACAATCTGGATAATGTCAATGCCACCAATATCATCTTCTCTGGGAACCACGGATTTGCATTCAATCTGGGAGCGCATTACATGATCGATGATCATTGGGAAGTGGCAGCCAGCGTCAACGACCTTGGGATGATCTTCTGGAAAGATAATGTGAAGAATTATGAGTTGAACGATGCGCAGTTCAAATATCAAGGATTGGATCTGGCCCAGTATCTCACGCAGCCTGACAGCGCAGACGAATTCCAACGTTTTGCAGATACGCTAAAGGCGGTTTTCAATGTGCAGGACAACACCAATTCATACCATACCAACCTGAGTTCGCAGGTGTATGTGAGCGGTGCGTACAAATTCACCGAGAAGGACCGATTGGGATTGGATTTCTACGGAGAGATCTTCAAGACACACTTTGAGCCTGCCGTGGCCTTCAACTACACGCGCAAGTTCGGAACCATCTTCCAACTGTCTGGAAGTTACATGTACAACAATCGCAGCTTTGCCAATCTCGGATTGGGTTTCGCGCTGACCCTTGGCCCCGTTCAGTGGTACTTGGCCATGGACAATATTCTGGCACCGATGATGCCGCAGCACACGCAGAATGCGCATTTCCACAGCGGGCTGAATTTCGTGGTAGGGTACAAAGAAGGCAAGAAGAGCGACCGCGATGGCGATGGCATTCTTGATAAGGATGATAACTGCCCCGATCAGTTCGGTTTGGAAGCATATCTCGGTTGTCCTGATACGGATTTTGACAGCATCCCTGATCACATGGACAACTGTCCTACAGAGTTTGGTCCACGAATGAACGGAGGTTGCCCGTGGGGCGATAAGGATGCAGACGGCCTGAACGACTTTGAGGATCAATGTCCGGATGAGGCCGGTCCGGCCGAGAACAACGGTTGTCCGTGGGGCGACCGAGATGGAGATGGAGTAACAGACAATGTCGATGCCTGCCCGGATGTAGCAGGTCCTGCTGAGAACAACGGCTGCCCTTGGGGAGACCGCGACAATGATGGAATTCTTGACAATGAGGACAAGTGTCCGGATGAGGCAGGTCCGGCCGAGAACAATGGTTGTCCGTGGGGCGATAAGGATGGCGATGGCGTGCTCGACAACGTTGACCGCTGTACAGAAGTTCCTGGCCCGGCCGATAACGATGGATGCCCGTACCAGGATTCAGATGGCGATGGTGTGATCGATCTGGAGGATGATTGTCCGCGTACACCGGGGCCCGCTGAGAACAAAGGCTGTCCCGTAATTGAACAGGAAGAACAGGAAGTGCTGAACACCGCCTTCGATGACCTTGAGTTCGAGACCGGAAAAGATGTGATCAAAGCATCCTCTTACGCGTCATTGGACGAATTGGCCGAACTGCTCAAGAAGAAAGAATCTTACAAACTGAAGATATCTGGTCACACAGACAATGTGGGAAGCGATGAGAACAACATGAAGCTATCGGAGAAACGGGCCAGATCGGTCAGCAATTATCTCACAAATAAAGGTGTCGATAGTTCACGTCTCATTGTAGAGTGGTTCGGAGAAACCAAACCGATCTATCCGAACGATACGCCCGAAGGCCGTGCGAAGAACAGACGTGTAGAAATGGAGGTGGTGTTCGATTGA